Within Limanda limanda chromosome 1, fLimLim1.1, whole genome shotgun sequence, the genomic segment AtgaactcctccccctctgcttGCAGGTACGACAGGTGTCCAACAACATCCTGAACACAACAGATGCAGCCGTGGCCAGTGACAGAGAGTTCACTCTCATGGTGACCATGTTTGGCCAGTGGAACGACCACGATCTCACCTTCACGCCCTTCTCCCCCAGCATCCGCTCCTTCAGCAACGGGGTGAACTGTGAGGAGAGCTGTGAGAAGAGCGAGCCGTGCATCCCCATCCCAGTGGGTTTCCAACCTGAAACGTTCCAGATGTTGTTCTCGCTTGACTCGTTGATTCGCTTCATGACCTTTGACTTCCCTTTGTAATCAAACAGATTCCCTGTGGTGACCCTCGGATTCCTTCCCGCCCCGACACCTGCATCCCGGCCTTCAGGTCCGCTCCTGCTTGTGGAACAGGGTTCTCGGCCTACAATTTCGGCGGAGAGCCCAACAAGAGGGAGCAGATCAACGCGCTGACGGCCTTCCTGGACCTCAGCCAGGTGTACGGCTCTGATGACAAGCGCGCCCTCTCTCTTCGGGACCTCACTAACAATGGCGGCCTATTGCGCGTGAACAAGGAGTTCAGAGACAACAGACGTGAGCTGCTGCCCTTCGATCACATGGAGGCGAACATGTGTGCCACGCGCAAAAGAGTCACAAACGACACAAACGCCAAGGAGGTGCCCTGTTTCATTGCAGGTTAGTCAAGCTGCAAGTTAGTTTGTAGGAAAATGAGTTCATGTTTAATTGATCtgtttttagggttagggtgaaaaactgtttattttgtaactttttgggaataatgtaaaatatgtcTTCATTGCactaattataattattcagaAATATTGATGAACctatgaaaaaatgaaaaattcccATCCTATTTTGCTTAAAACAGTCAGGAAGTTCAAAGTAAAGTGATCAAACTGGTTAAAAATAGGAAGCATGTTATGCCTCATTCAATAAATAGCAATTCAAATGTTCTTAATAATGTGTTATTTCTGATCTatcaaacattaataaaaaggGAACATGTACTGTAACTCATTTACACCCTGTGAAACAATGGAATCTGACACCTCCTGTTTGCTGCTGTGAAGGTGACGTGCGTGTGGACGAGAACATCGCGCTGATATCGCTTCACACGCTGTTTCTGCGTGAGCACAACCGACTGGCCCGCGCGCTGAAGAGACTGAACCCCCACTGGGACAGTGAGACGCTCTACCAGGAGGCGCGCAAGATCATGGGTGCTTACACACAGGTTGGTGGACCGGCAAGTCCCTCCCTAAAAATGGACTTCTACTAAATTTTGATTTTAATTCTATTTATTTCAGAACAAATTTCTACCAGAAAGACCTTTTTAGTTGTTGCTAttcacagtttattttatttccgtctttttatttgatttgtgtctttcttattgtgaaacactttgtagcTGTGTTTTGATAAGTGTTTTATATTGagtttatgattattattatgattattacttttgttatcattattattatgattattttaacTTGTATATTAGTATCCCCATTGTCTGTGTCTGAaatcccctctctctgtctctctcagatatttgtgttcaggGACTACCTGACACACATTTTGGGCGACAATGCAGTTCGAACACAGATCGGCCCTTACTGCGGCTACAATGCCAATGTGGACCCCAGCATATCCAACGTCTTTGCAACAGCAGCTTATCGCTTTGGCCACTTGGCCATCCAGCCAATGGTAGCCCGTCTGGATGGAAACTACAGGGAGAATAATCAGTTCCCCAGTGTGTCCTTGCACATGGCCTTCTTCACCCCCTGGAGAATCGTCTATGAGGGTGAGCTGCACAGAGGGAAACTGAAGCAACACCTTCTAGGATTCTGTCTTAAATAACAAACCTAACATTTATTTGATCTGCCCAGGTGGTGTTGACCCTCTGCTGCGTGGTTTGATCGGCCGTCCCGCCAAGCTGAACACTCAGGATCACATGTTGGTGGATGCTCTGAGGGAGCGGCTGTTCCAGTTTGTGGAGCATCTGGCTTTGGACCTGGGCGCTCTCAACATGCAGAGAGGACGTGACCACGGCTTGCCTGGTACATCACTCACACTGATTCTCCTCCGCCCATTCCCACTCTAACCCTTCATCCATGTCTTAATTCCACTCATTTGTTTGCTCTGTTGTTTACTCCTCCAGGCTACAACGCCTATCGCAGGCTCTGTGGCCTGTCTCAGCCCAGGAACCAGGCGGAGCTCGGGCGGGTTCTGAACAACAACAATCTGGCCCGGAGGCTGCTGGAGCTCTACGGCTCGCCCAACAACATCGACGTCTGGATGGGAGGTGTGGCAGAGCCGTTCGTGCCGGGTGGCCGTGTGGGGCCCCTGTTCGCCTGTCTCATTGCAAGACAGTTCAAGGCTATCCGCCAGGGTGACAGGTTTGTGGAGAAATAATCGAATGCATGTAATCGATGCTCATCATTTCAACAGATGTAGCCTGGTACCCGGTTAACCTGGTAACTAAACCTTCTCGCTTCTTGTCTCTTTTGAAATTGTCAGGCTGTGGCACGAGAACCCGGGCGTCTTCACCGCGAGACAGAGAGCTGCCCTGTCCTCCGCCACCTTGTCCAAGATCATCTGCGACAACACCGGCATCACATCGGTCCCGGCAAACGCCTTCAACGTCATCTCAAACAGGAACCGGCTCGTCCGCTGCAACAACATCCGAGGCGTGGACCTGACGGCGTGGAGGGACAGATCCTGCACCAACGGCTCAGGTGAAACAACATGGTTGCCAACTTTTTTAACCTGGGGAAGATTCTTGTTCTGACTTTAACCTGGTGTATTTGTTTCTTCTCTAAAAACCTGAATGAAAATCCTTCTTCATGTGTGGTGTTTGATGTTACAGGCTCGGGTGTTAGCATTAATCCAGTCAGTGAAAAAGAGGTCGGTTTAAACACTAACAAGTACTACCACTGCATATTCCAATCATGCATTTAACTTTTTGGCTTCTTGGTCAAGGTGGTCCTCACTCCAAACCTAACCATTCATGTTGTACTCACCaagtttattaaaaatgaaatcattACTTTAATTATGAGACAGAACGTGTTTTAACATCTTCTTGATCCACAGGCTGTGACCCCGTCGAATCACCTGGACCAACAGGGGCCCCTGGACACACAGGGGCCCCTGGACACACAGGGACCCCCGGATACACAGGGACCCCTGGACACACAGGGACCCCCGGATACACAGGGACCCCTGGACACACAGGGACCCCCGGTCACACAGGGCAGTCTGGACCAACAGGGCCTCTTGGACAACGAGGTAatctctttttatatttatatatttttatttatgagaTGTAAACACACTGAAACAACCTGTCTGTAAAGCAGTTTTGCAAAGAATGTGATACATTCTGATAATATTTAACTCTGAATGTGTTGTTCACAGCTGAAACGCCACAGGATGCCTACTTTAAAAAGTGACATGCAACAAAGGCCTAATCTATGCTTTTCTAAGTGTAGATGCTTTATATCTTGGCTCAGATCGTGAGCTGTAATGCATCATTTCAAAAATGATAATCACGAAAATACTTGGCTCCCATTTGAACTACAGTATGAGTTAAATGTACCACGTGTGGTTTTATCGAAAAATGTGGCTGCATGATTCTGGATCTGtgcaaaactggaagaaaatttgaattattcaaatgtgttatttaaacaGGATGAAGTAAATCAAAGCAATTAATGCGAGGGCATTTGTGTAGGCTTGAAACAACAGggcaattcaaagtgcttaaaaaatacagaaaatctgAAATGTATTTTGCCAAAAACGATGTCAAGATgaaaatgataatgataaaCTGTATGTTTTGGCAGAAGTTTTAAGTCctataaaattgtgtttgtcttcaggtGGAGTAGGACCTAGAGGCCCGAGGGGCCGGAGAGGCCCGATAGGACCTCCAGGCCCCCCTGGTCCACCAGCACTCTTCCAAAATGCCACACTCCCACAATCTGCCTTCTCTGTCATCCTGGGGGTGTACAAACCATACGTTGAGAAAATAATTCATTTCCATCAGGTCATCTACAATGACCAGCACCACTACAGCACACAGACAGGCCTGTTCACATGTGTGATTCCCGGTGTCTATCAGTTCAGCTTTCTCTGCACGGCCTACGGCGCTGGAGGTGTGGACCTGATGCGCAACAGTAAGCTGGTGCTGCACAGTTTCAAGTTCTTTCACGGAGGTCAATACCTGTCTTCCGGGGAAACGGTGCTGAAGCTGGTGAATGGAGACACAGTGTGGCTAGAGACTGGAAACAAGACCATCGGCCTGAGCAACAAAAGCTTCTTCTCAGGACACCTGCTCTTCACCATGTGACACAAACACCTCTTCTCCTGACTGAAACGCCTTCACCACACCTGTGGTCTGTCTGCTGTGGGATCTGTTTTAATTACTCTGCCTCTATGCACtgaacttttgttattttttgcacTCTTATAATATTTCATCCTCTAGTCTTGGGCACACCATACAACTTTATACACGTAACTGAAATATTACGTATGAACAAGTAGCTTAAAGAACTAAACATGTTTACTTTGTTGTATGCAGTCTTTTGGAACAAGATATTCATCTGTAGACAATTTTGAAGTTGGAATTTCCAGTATTATTATGAATACTTTATACTCAGATGCAATCAAGGTGAGCCTTTGTCTGCAAGGTTTGTTTCACTGtcactttcttctcttttgtATTTAGCATTCAATAAACAAAACCTTGAAGTGAAGCTTCAGCAACCAGTGTGTTGACATGTTCTTATTTACAAGACAGGATCAGGAGTGACTTCATGAACTTCACAGAGAGAAGAACACGATCTTAAAATATATCCATtgctttacagtttttttcaattgcttaaaaactaaaatcaaaagtattacacaattatcaaaaccttacactcaaggatacttttgattttagtgtttaagcaattgaaaaaaactgtaagaaaacaataaaaacaggatgTACTGAATGTCACCTGTAGATGGAGCC encodes:
- the LOC133001824 gene encoding eosinophil peroxidase-like yields the protein MFLPVLVVLGLCLVPGQPKPTGEHLGSLFLQHCFEEAKKLVDDAYLYSRQESLRRVRKDEVRPHDTLRLLKQPRGETRSAVRSADYKAQTLRLLHDRVHRVHKRSLNTTDLLSEDDLKDLDRITGCASRIRLPECCSTLTINKYRTITSVCNNLKNPRLGASNTPFARLLPAEYDDSISQPKGWNNRSFNNFLLPLVRQVSNNILNTTDAAVASDREFTLMVTMFGQWNDHDLTFTPFSPSIRSFSNGVNCEESCEKSEPCIPIPIPCGDPRIPSRPDTCIPAFRSAPACGTGFSAYNFGGEPNKREQINALTAFLDLSQVYGSDDKRALSLRDLTNNGGLLRVNKEFRDNRRELLPFDHMEANMCATRKRVTNDTNAKEVPCFIAGDVRVDENIALISLHTLFLREHNRLARALKRLNPHWDSETLYQEARKIMGAYTQIFVFRDYLTHILGDNAVRTQIGPYCGYNANVDPSISNVFATAAYRFGHLAIQPMVARLDGNYRENNQFPSVSLHMAFFTPWRIVYEGGVDPLLRGLIGRPAKLNTQDHMLVDALRERLFQFVEHLALDLGALNMQRGRDHGLPGYNAYRRLCGLSQPRNQAELGRVLNNNNLARRLLELYGSPNNIDVWMGGVAEPFVPGGRVGPLFACLIARQFKAIRQGDRLWHENPGVFTARQRAALSSATLSKIICDNTGITSVPANAFNVISNRNRLVRCNNIRGVDLTAWRDRSCTNGSGCDPVESPGPTGAPGQSGPTGPLGQRGPRGPRGRRGPIGPPGPPGPPALFQNATLPQSAFSVILGVYKPYVEKIIHFHQVIYNDQHHYSTQTGLFTCVIPGVYQFSFLCTAYGAGGVDLMRNSKLVLHSFKFFHGGQYLSSGETVLKLVNGDTVWLETGNKTIGLSNKSFFSGHLLFTM